One stretch of Arachis hypogaea cultivar Tifrunner chromosome 20, arahy.Tifrunner.gnm2.J5K5, whole genome shotgun sequence DNA includes these proteins:
- the LOC112785297 gene encoding B3 domain-containing protein Os12g0591400 — MTHKSRKVLDLKRKTIRRQCLSIKILMAKGIEEEKILNLLLGPIQPVERPKEQQTRDVDSSPNTQNLRLNEGRQKKRLNEPLLGGVQGQSRKKLRAPVSSASKGRQLENDTQIKEGIRFKKKNHKKTVSVNQDSNGKRNRRRKDSESSVRPYPARPESLKEAKKFKWEKPSFIIKIKQLSQTKAPCYFPTKFFRKYFENNPQNANIRFGKKLFPVKLIYRPSSCYAFISAGWNFFARASKLQAGDVCLFKLVNRKDPVLDVHICRRQRRESLSKPVTHGIQLLKEVKELNSQNPSFMVKIKDSDPRRSRPNLSAIFYRKYFKKNQQNVKLQFGKELWPVTIIYNPSSRNTFISAGWSSFARASKLEAGDVCVFELINKKDLFNVHICRVKC; from the exons ATGACACACAAATCAAGGAAGGTATtagatttaaaaagaaaaaccaTAAGAAGACAGTGTCTGTCAATCAAGATTCTAATG GcaaaaggaatagaagaagaaaagattctGAATCTTCTGTTAGGCCCTATCCAGCCGGTGGAAAGGCCAAAAGAACAACAAACTAGAGACGTGGATAGCAGTCCCAACACTCAGAACTTGAGACTTAATGAGGGACGGCAGAAGAAAAGATTGAATGAACCACTGTTAGGAGGAGTCCAGGGACAATCGAGGAAAAAACTGAGAGCACCAGTGTCATCTGCTTCTAAAGGTAGACAGTTGGAAAATGACACACAAATCAAGGAAGGTATtagatttaaaaagaaaaaccaTAAGAAGACAGTGTCTGTCAATCAAGATTCTAATG GcaaaaggaatagaagaagaaaagattctGAATCTTCTGTTAGGCCCTATCCTGCAAGACCTGAATCTCTGAAAGAAGCTAAGAAGTTCAAGTGGGAAAAGCCCTCTTTCATCATCAAGATAAAGCAACTGTCTCAAACGAAAGCACCATGT TACTTTCCAACTAAATTCTTCAGGAAGTATTTTGAAAATAATCCACAAAATGCAAATATAAGATTTGGAAAGAAGTTGTTCCCTGTTAAGTTGATCTATAGGCCATCATCATGTTATGCCTTTATCTCTGCTGGTTGGAACTTTTTCGCTCGAGCTAGTAAATTACAAGCCGGAGATGTTTGTTTGTTTAAGCTCGTCAATAGAAAAGATCCAGTGCTTGATGTTCATATTTGTCGTCGACAACGCCGCG AGTCACTTTCCAAACCAGTGACTCATGGGATTCAGCTCCTGAAAGAAGTTAAGGAGCTCAATTCACAGAATCCCTCTTTCATGGTCAAGATAAAAGACAGTGATCCAAGAAGATCAAGGCCT AACTTATCAGCTATCTTCtacagaaaatattttaaaaagaatcaGCAGAATGTAAAGTTACAGTTCGGAAAGGAGTTGTGGCCTGTTACGATAATCTACAATCCGTCGTCAAGAAACACCTTTATTTCGGCTGGTTGGAGCTCTTTTGCTAGAGCAAGTAAATTAGAAGCTGGAGATGTTTGTGTTTTTGAGCTCAtcaataaaaaagatctttttaatgTTCATATCTGTAGAGTCAAATGCTAG
- the LOC112783686 gene encoding uncharacterized protein, giving the protein MTVLLDCVTVSVNKKNIHGFFYFPKKQAFSFLCDQFLQDWSQKSLEDGNLKLPKKFSKKYGDGVPNPVYLKPPDGTVWKIDWSLYDGMILFENGWKEFASYYSLDNGHMLFFAYYNETSNIEVHIHDIISGFEINYPSLDHISHDNSIKILNELPPRGWPRKKVKAAAEVSSPSTSKRLRSSVKTGDVEKGPDKQNWMQCCKNEEASQSEETGLKMPTIQSARVDPDSM; this is encoded by the exons ATGACAGTTCTTCTTG ACTGTGTGACTGTGTCTGTGAACAAGAAGAACATCCATGGCTTCTTCTATTTTCCAAAGAAACAAGCATTCTCCTTCCTCTGTGATCAGTTTCTTCAAGATTGGTCTCAAAAAAGCCTTGAAGATGGAAACCTT AAGTTACCAAAAAAGTTCAGTAAGAAATATGGTGATGGTGTTCCAAATCCAGTGTATCTGAAGCCTCCAGATGGCACTGTATGGAAGATAGATTGGTCTTTGTATGATGGTATGATTCTATTTGAAAATGGTTGGAAAGAATTTGCTTCATATTACTCTTTGGATAATGGCCATATGCTGTTCTTTGCGTACTACAATGAAACTTCTAACATTGAAGTACACATTCATGACATCATTAGTGGCTTTGAAATAAACTATCCTTCCTTGGATCACATCAGCCATGACAATTCGATTAAGATCTTGAATGAACTGCCGCCACGAGGCTGGCCGAGGAAAAAAGTGAAAGCAGCAGCAGAAGTATCATCTCCTTCTACAAGTAAAAGATTGAGGAGTTCTGTCAAAACTGGAGATGTAGAAAAGGGCCCTGATAAACAAAACTGGATGCAGTGTTGCAAGAATGAAGAAGCTAGTCAATCTGAAGAGACAGGTCTTAAGATGCCAACAATTCAAAGTGCCAGAGTTGATCCTGATAGTATGTAA